The proteins below come from a single Aegilops tauschii subsp. strangulata cultivar AL8/78 chromosome 6, Aet v6.0, whole genome shotgun sequence genomic window:
- the LOC109774478 gene encoding urease accessory protein D isoform X2, whose translation MELVAVADGGPATAAEATPTPTPTGVVRVEKVRGRSAVTRCFAKYPLKIIVPSKVGPASSGAVWLYVLTYGGGIVSGDKISCAVTVGDGCTAAMTTQASTKVYKAVGSKCSEQVLEATVGKDALLAVIPDPVTCFSTARYYQKQVFHVSGDSNLVIVDWFTSGRYESGEKWDFTSYKSVNHILLEEYQPLFIDSVLLEQGSDCTIAERMQEYNVVAMVVLLGIPFAGQS comes from the exons ATGGAATTGGTGGCGGTCGCCGACGGAGGGCCGGCGACGGCGGCCGAggcgacgccgacgccgacgccgacgggCGTGGTGCGGGTGGAGAAGGTGAGGGGAAGGTCGGCGGTCACCCGGTGCTTCGCCAAGTATCCGCTCAAGATCATCGTCCCCTCCAAG GTGGGCcccgcctcctccggcgccgtCTGGCTCTACGTCCTCACCTATGGCGGTGGCATCGTCTCC GGGGATAAGATCTCCTGCGCGGTGACAGTCGGTGACGGGTGCACGGCGGCGATGACGACGCAGGCCTCCACCAAG GTTTACAAGGCTGTGGGTTCAAAATGTTCTGAGCAGGTACTAGAG GCAACAGTTGGAAAAGATGCACTGCTTGCAGTTATTCCAGATCCTGTAACCTGCTTCTCAACCGCTCGATATTACCAGAAGCAAGTGTTTCACGTATCTGGGGATTCAAACTTGGTCATTGTAGATTGGTTTACAAGTGGCCGGTATGAGAGTGGAGAAAAATGGGACTTCACTTCCTACAAGAGTGTTAACCACATTCTTTTGGAAGAGTATCAGCCTCTGTTTATTGACTCG GTTCTATTGGAACAGGGCTCAGATTGTACTATTGCTGAGCGGATGCAGGAATATAACGTCGTTGCGATGGTTGTATTATTGGG GATTCCCTTTGCAGGCCAAAGTTGA
- the LOC109774478 gene encoding urease accessory protein D isoform X1 — MELVAVADGGPATAAEATPTPTPTGVVRVEKVRGRSAVTRCFAKYPLKIIVPSKVGPASSGAVWLYVLTYGGGIVSGDKISCAVTVGDGCTAAMTTQASTKVYKAVGSKCSEQVLEATVGKDALLAVIPDPVTCFSTARYYQKQVFHVSGDSNLVIVDWFTSGRYESGEKWDFTSYKSVNHILLEEYQPLFIDSVLLEQGSDCTIAERMQEYNVVAMVVLLGPKLKHIQDQMQDEVKNVMSVQLHPPTSGGGRYAARPQALHPQSPPLVASCSPFSRMGTGMVARIVAVSTESVYTFLRHHLAALEPFLGVTPYSSS, encoded by the exons ATGGAATTGGTGGCGGTCGCCGACGGAGGGCCGGCGACGGCGGCCGAggcgacgccgacgccgacgccgacgggCGTGGTGCGGGTGGAGAAGGTGAGGGGAAGGTCGGCGGTCACCCGGTGCTTCGCCAAGTATCCGCTCAAGATCATCGTCCCCTCCAAG GTGGGCcccgcctcctccggcgccgtCTGGCTCTACGTCCTCACCTATGGCGGTGGCATCGTCTCC GGGGATAAGATCTCCTGCGCGGTGACAGTCGGTGACGGGTGCACGGCGGCGATGACGACGCAGGCCTCCACCAAG GTTTACAAGGCTGTGGGTTCAAAATGTTCTGAGCAGGTACTAGAG GCAACAGTTGGAAAAGATGCACTGCTTGCAGTTATTCCAGATCCTGTAACCTGCTTCTCAACCGCTCGATATTACCAGAAGCAAGTGTTTCACGTATCTGGGGATTCAAACTTGGTCATTGTAGATTGGTTTACAAGTGGCCGGTATGAGAGTGGAGAAAAATGGGACTTCACTTCCTACAAGAGTGTTAACCACATTCTTTTGGAAGAGTATCAGCCTCTGTTTATTGACTCG GTTCTATTGGAACAGGGCTCAGATTGTACTATTGCTGAGCGGATGCAGGAATATAACGTCGTTGCGATGGTTGTATTATTGGG GCCAAAGTTGAAGCACATACAAGATCAGATGCAAGACGAAGTAAAGAACGTGATGTCTGTACAACTGCATCCTCCCACCTCCGGTGGAGGCCGCTATGCCGCAAGGCCACAGGCCCTACACCCCCAGAGCCCCCCACTCGTTGCCTCTTGCAGCCCATTCAGTCGCATG GGGACTGGCATGGTCGCTCGGATAGTGGCGGTGAGCACTGAGTCCGTATACACCTTCCTGAGACATCATCTGGCAGCGCTTGAACCGTTCCTTGGCGTCACCCCTTATTCTTCGTCATGA